From one Labeo rohita strain BAU-BD-2019 chromosome 8, IGBB_LRoh.1.0, whole genome shotgun sequence genomic stretch:
- the LOC127170158 gene encoding ladderlectin-like yields the protein MAILRSLLLLFTVFSMGNADADIAEKCPYGWTNFGVRCFKFFSQQVNWITAEKNCQSLDANLASVHSKLENDFLISLLPSSSTRCWMGAHDGEQDGQWLWSDGTHYDYTNWCPGEPNNYGSPENCGEINFLSKSCWNDGRCSYLMGYLCAKHL from the exons atggcaattctgagaagtctTCTGCTTCTTTTCACTGTGTTCTCCATGGGGAATGCAGATG CTGATATAGCTGAAAAATGTCCCTATGGATGGACAAATTTTGGAGTCCGATGCTTCAAGTTCTTCTCTCAGCAGGTTAACTGGATCACAGCAGAG AAAAACTGCCAAAGTCTGGACGCAAATCTCGCTTCTGTGCACAGTAAACTGGAGAACGATTTTCTGATAAGTCTGTTGCCTTCTTCTTCCACACGTTGTTGGATGGGTGCTCATGATGGTGAACAA GATGGACAGTGGCTGTGGAGTGATGGAACTCACTATGACTACACCAACTGGTGCCCTGGGGAACCTAACAATTATGGTTCACCTGAGAACTGTGGAGAGATCAATTTTCTCT CTAAAAGTTGCTGGAATGATGGAAGATGTTCATACTTAATGGGCTATCTTTGTGCTAAACACCTGTGA